One Flavobacteriales bacterium genomic window carries:
- a CDS encoding SDR family NAD(P)-dependent oxidoreductase — MLQVTAEKLIIEGHVVYPAARRTEKMKDLEAMGGHPIALDVTNEEEIVSAVKRIIEEQGRIDVLWNNAGYGLYGAVEDVPMDKIRYQFEVNFFGLVRMTKEVLPHMRARKSGTIINTSSMGGKMYTLLGAFYHEAKHALEGWSDCLRLELKQHGINVIILEPGIIKTEFADVMANGLLEQAEGGAYMELTQAIAKASVETYEKGQGTPASAIAEVVSRIVNTEKPKTRCVKGHPAKPLMWVRKYLGDRIFDKAVMSQV, encoded by the coding sequence GTGTTACAAGTAACCGCCGAAAAACTTATTATAGAGGGGCATGTTGTTTATCCCGCCGCTAGGCGGACCGAAAAAATGAAAGACCTCGAAGCAATGGGCGGTCACCCTATCGCATTGGACGTGACCAACGAAGAAGAGATCGTTTCCGCGGTAAAGAGGATCATCGAAGAACAAGGACGCATCGACGTACTCTGGAACAATGCCGGCTATGGGCTTTATGGCGCGGTGGAGGATGTACCGATGGATAAAATTCGCTACCAGTTCGAAGTGAACTTTTTTGGACTCGTACGAATGACCAAGGAAGTACTGCCTCATATGCGGGCGCGGAAGTCGGGGACCATCATCAATACTTCATCGATGGGCGGCAAAATGTACACGCTACTGGGGGCTTTTTACCACGAGGCCAAACACGCCTTGGAAGGGTGGAGCGATTGTTTGCGACTCGAGCTGAAGCAACACGGGATCAACGTGATAATATTGGAACCGGGGATCATCAAGACAGAGTTTGCCGACGTCATGGCCAACGGACTCCTGGAACAAGCCGAGGGCGGCGCGTACATGGAATTGACACAGGCCATAGCCAAAGCATCGGTCGAAACATACGAAAAAGGGCAGGGAACTCCGGCCAGTGCCATCGCCGAGGTCGTTTCTAGAATCGTGAATACAGAGAAGCCCAAAACGCGATGCGTTAAGGGTCACCCGGCCAAACCGCTCATGTGGGTTAGAAAATATTTGGGCGATCGGATTTTTGACAAGGCCGTTATGAGTCAGGTGTAA
- the nadE gene encoding NAD(+) synthase, with product MKTHAVADHITQWLKEYALKAGSKGFVIGVSGGIDSATSSTLAARTGLPLVCVEMPIHQAKSQVTRAANHIQWLKDNFENVSSVKVELTEIFDAFVGALPPVEGDKNLHEHSLVNTRARFRMTTLYYFAALPGYLVVGTGNKVEDFGIGFYTKYGDGGVDLSPIADLMKTEVYAIAKELGVIQDILDAPPTDGLWGDDRTDEDQIGASYPELEWAMKFTGDGSELTDRQKEVLAIYTRLNKANQHKMEPIPVCEIPEDFK from the coding sequence ATGAAAACACATGCAGTAGCTGATCACATTACCCAATGGCTCAAAGAATACGCCCTTAAAGCCGGGAGCAAAGGGTTTGTCATCGGAGTAAGTGGCGGGATCGACTCGGCCACTTCATCGACATTGGCAGCGCGAACAGGACTTCCTTTGGTTTGTGTGGAAATGCCCATTCACCAGGCTAAAAGCCAAGTCACTCGAGCCGCGAATCACATTCAATGGCTTAAAGACAACTTCGAAAATGTCTCCTCGGTCAAAGTAGAGTTAACGGAGATCTTTGACGCCTTCGTAGGTGCACTTCCGCCCGTTGAGGGCGATAAAAACTTGCATGAGCACTCGCTCGTAAATACGCGCGCCCGATTTCGCATGACCACGCTGTATTATTTTGCAGCCCTTCCGGGATATCTCGTGGTGGGTACGGGAAATAAGGTGGAGGATTTTGGCATTGGATTTTACACGAAGTACGGCGATGGCGGGGTCGACCTTTCGCCGATCGCGGACCTCATGAAAACGGAGGTTTACGCCATTGCCAAGGAACTTGGGGTGATTCAGGACATTCTGGATGCCCCGCCTACCGATGGGCTTTGGGGTGACGATCGAACGGATGAGGATCAGATCGGGGCCAGTTATCCGGAGCTCGAATGGGCCATGAAGTTTACGGGCGATGGTTCGGAGCTCACCGATAGACAAAAGGAAGTCCTTGCGATCTATACGAGGCTGAACAAGGCGAATCAGCACAAGATGGAACCCATTCCCGTTTGCGAGATCCCGGAGGATTTTAAATAA
- a CDS encoding 2-oxoacid:ferredoxin oxidoreductase subunit beta has product MTTEKQETHFTANDLKTDQNVRWCPGCGDYSILKQVQSVMPDIGVEREDMVFISGIGCSSRFPYYMNTYGMHSIHGRATAIASGLKATRPELSVWIITGDGDSLSIGGNHLIHLLRRNFDVNILLFNNQIYGLTKGQYSPTSELGKRTKSTPLGSVDHPFNPLALSMGADATFVARSLDRDPLHLRDILKRANDHKGTSLIEIYQNCNVFNDGAFELFSDKKTKLENTIMLEDGKPLIYGENRDKGIVLDGYKPRMVSLDEVSENDLWIHDSKDRTKADILVRFFDDPNIEGHFPRPFGVFYEERRFTYDDALNEQLNRHIEQEGSGDLDALLKGNNTWVIE; this is encoded by the coding sequence ATGACCACAGAGAAACAAGAGACCCATTTTACGGCCAATGACCTGAAGACGGACCAGAATGTTCGTTGGTGTCCGGGCTGCGGCGATTATTCAATTCTGAAGCAAGTACAAAGCGTAATGCCCGATATCGGGGTTGAACGTGAGGATATGGTATTCATTTCCGGTATTGGATGTAGCAGTCGCTTCCCGTATTACATGAACACCTACGGAATGCACTCGATCCACGGTCGGGCAACGGCCATCGCCAGTGGTTTAAAAGCCACTCGGCCCGAGCTGAGCGTTTGGATCATTACAGGTGACGGCGACTCATTATCGATCGGTGGAAACCACTTAATTCACTTGCTACGACGGAATTTCGATGTGAACATTTTATTGTTCAACAATCAAATCTACGGACTAACCAAAGGTCAGTATTCTCCCACCTCCGAACTCGGAAAGCGGACCAAGAGTACACCTCTCGGCTCTGTAGACCATCCATTCAATCCACTCGCATTGAGCATGGGGGCTGACGCAACATTTGTCGCGCGTTCACTTGACCGCGATCCACTGCATTTGCGCGATATCTTGAAGCGTGCGAACGATCATAAAGGAACTTCGCTGATCGAGATCTACCAGAACTGTAACGTATTCAACGATGGAGCATTCGAGCTCTTCAGCGATAAAAAGACCAAGCTCGAGAATACCATCATGCTTGAAGACGGCAAGCCTTTGATCTACGGCGAAAACCGGGATAAGGGAATTGTTCTCGACGGGTACAAACCGAGAATGGTGAGTCTTGATGAAGTTTCGGAAAACGATCTGTGGATCCATGATTCAAAGGATCGCACCAAAGCCGATATCTTGGTTCGCTTCTTTGATGATCCGAATATCGAAGGACATTTTCCACGTCCGTTCGGCGTCTTCTACGAAGAGCGCAGATTCACATACGACGATGCCCTTAATGAGCAACTGAATCGTCACATTGAGCAAGAAGGCTCCGGTGATCTCGATGCGCTCCTCAAAGGGAACAACACCTGGGTGATCGAATAA
- a CDS encoding 2-oxoacid:acceptor oxidoreductase subunit alpha: MSKTSQELDKVTILFAGDSGDGIQLTGIQFSNTAALYGNDLSTFPDFPAEIRAPIGTVAGVSGFQINFGSTDIYTPGDECDVLVVMNAAALKKNLECLKPRGSVILNIAGFDKRNLQLAGYGAEESPITDGTLDDYNVVQMDVTKLTRDCLKETDLGMKEKDRSKNMFVLGFVYWMYNRKLDVTIDFIRRKFGNKLPEVAEANIAVLKAGYAFGETSETFSNRFEVRPAKMAPGNYRNVMGNQATAIGIVAAGRKAGLEIFYGGYPITPASDILHELSKHKNFGVRTFQAEDEIAGICSAIGAGFGGHLGVTASSGPGIVLKTEALGLAVMLELPLLVVNVQRGGPSTGLPTKTEQADLMQAIYGRNGEAPIPVVAARTPSDCFEAVYEATRIAIEHMTPVFFLSDGYLANGAEPWMYPGADDLAEINPVFAEAKEGEEFLPYKRDERLVREWAIPGTRDLEHRIGGLEKEHETGNVSYDPENHQFMTKTRQAKVDMIAESIPKQIIDNGLESGKVLILGWGSTFGAIKTAVKELITEGFEVGHAHLRYLNPFPKNLGDIISRYDKVLIPEMNNGQLVRIIRDRFLVDAIPFEKAKGVPFTANEIKNKVAEIYPS, translated from the coding sequence ATGAGCAAGACATCACAAGAACTCGATAAAGTCACCATTCTATTTGCCGGTGACTCCGGTGATGGAATTCAGCTGACCGGAATTCAGTTTTCGAATACCGCCGCTTTGTACGGTAACGACCTGAGTACGTTCCCTGATTTTCCGGCCGAAATTCGCGCCCCGATCGGTACGGTAGCCGGTGTGTCGGGATTCCAAATCAACTTTGGATCTACGGATATTTACACTCCAGGCGATGAATGTGATGTACTCGTGGTCATGAACGCCGCTGCTCTGAAAAAGAATCTGGAGTGCCTGAAGCCACGGGGGTCGGTGATTTTGAACATCGCCGGATTCGATAAAAGAAACTTGCAGCTCGCCGGATATGGAGCCGAAGAGAGCCCGATCACGGACGGAACTCTGGACGACTACAACGTGGTTCAGATGGACGTAACGAAATTGACTCGTGATTGCCTCAAGGAGACCGACCTCGGAATGAAGGAGAAGGACCGTTCCAAGAATATGTTCGTTCTCGGATTCGTCTACTGGATGTACAACCGGAAGCTGGACGTTACCATCGATTTTATCCGGCGTAAATTCGGCAATAAACTCCCCGAAGTCGCCGAAGCGAATATTGCGGTGCTTAAAGCCGGTTATGCTTTCGGCGAAACCAGCGAAACGTTCAGCAACCGATTTGAGGTTCGGCCGGCAAAGATGGCACCCGGGAATTACAGAAACGTAATGGGAAACCAAGCGACGGCCATAGGAATTGTCGCTGCCGGGCGAAAAGCCGGACTCGAGATCTTCTACGGAGGGTATCCGATCACGCCGGCCTCGGACATCCTACACGAATTGTCTAAGCACAAGAATTTTGGTGTGCGCACTTTCCAGGCAGAAGATGAGATCGCGGGAATTTGCTCTGCCATCGGAGCCGGCTTTGGTGGACACCTTGGTGTAACCGCTTCATCAGGCCCGGGTATCGTATTGAAGACCGAAGCACTCGGATTGGCTGTCATGCTGGAGCTTCCATTGCTCGTTGTGAATGTTCAGCGCGGGGGGCCGTCGACCGGACTGCCAACCAAGACAGAACAGGCTGACCTTATGCAGGCCATTTACGGCCGTAACGGGGAAGCGCCCATTCCCGTGGTGGCGGCCCGTACTCCGAGCGATTGCTTTGAGGCGGTTTACGAAGCAACGCGCATCGCGATCGAACATATGACACCGGTATTCTTCCTAAGCGATGGCTACCTAGCTAACGGCGCCGAGCCTTGGATGTATCCGGGTGCCGATGATTTGGCGGAGATCAATCCGGTATTCGCAGAGGCCAAAGAGGGTGAGGAATTTTTGCCGTACAAGCGCGATGAACGCCTGGTTCGCGAGTGGGCCATCCCCGGAACTCGCGACCTGGAACACCGAATTGGTGGACTCGAAAAAGAACACGAGACCGGTAACGTGAGCTACGATCCGGAGAACCACCAGTTCATGACCAAAACTCGTCAGGCCAAGGTCGATATGATCGCCGAGAGTATTCCCAAACAGATCATTGATAATGGCCTGGAATCGGGCAAGGTTTTGATCCTCGGCTGGGGGTCCACTTTTGGCGCAATCAAAACCGCGGTCAAGGAACTGATCACCGAAGGGTTCGAAGTAGGTCACGCACACCTGCGCTACCTCAATCCTTTCCCTAAGAATTTGGGAGACATCATCTCGCGATACGATAAGGTTTTGATACCGGAAATGAATAACGGCCAATTGGTGCGCATCATTCGCGATCGCTTCCTGGTCGATGCCATTCCATTTGAAAAGGCAAAAGGGGTTCCCTTCACTGCCAACGAGATCAAAAATAAAGTTGCCGAAATCTACCCGTCATGA
- a CDS encoding NifU family protein, giving the protein MGTHSEELTNKVEQALDEIRPFLKSDGGDISLIEITDDHIVKVKLHGTCVDCSVNQMTLKNGVEMTIKRFAPEIVKVL; this is encoded by the coding sequence ATGGGAACTCACAGTGAAGAATTGACCAATAAGGTTGAACAGGCCCTCGACGAGATCAGACCATTTTTGAAATCAGACGGAGGAGATATCAGTTTGATCGAGATCACTGATGACCACATCGTGAAGGTCAAGCTGCACGGAACCTGTGTCGATTGCTCCGTCAATCAAATGACCTTGAAGAATGGGGTTGAGATGACCATTAAACGATTCGCACCCGAGATTGTAAAAGTCCTGTAA
- a CDS encoding Mrp/NBP35 family ATP-binding protein has protein sequence MKVTKESVIRVLHKIATPGIGTNLVESGALKNVQVFGEEVDVDVTISTPALHVKKKLEVDIMKLIHDDLFEKAVVNVKITVNAPEKKPEIKGPEIPGVRNVIAVASGKGGVGKSTVTSNMAVALADMGFKVGLVDADIYGPSVPMMFDVEFAQPKSVEVNGRSLMEPIESYGVKVLSIGFFAGANQAVVWRGPMASKALNQLIKDAHWGDLDFLLIDLPPGTGDIHLSLVQAIPVTGAVIVSTPQNIALADARKGAGMFKMDSINVPVLGIVENMSYFTPEELPGNKYYIFGKSGARNLAEDIGVPFLGEIPLVQSIRESGDVGRPAVLQKESPAAEAFINATRNMVEQLVERNEKLSPTQKVEITNMAGCSAVKQ, from the coding sequence ATGAAAGTGACCAAAGAAAGCGTCATTCGCGTACTCCATAAAATAGCCACGCCGGGAATCGGAACCAACTTGGTAGAATCCGGTGCGCTCAAGAACGTGCAAGTATTCGGAGAAGAGGTGGATGTCGATGTAACCATCTCAACACCAGCACTACACGTTAAAAAGAAACTCGAAGTCGACATCATGAAGTTGATTCACGATGACCTTTTTGAAAAGGCCGTGGTCAACGTCAAGATCACCGTCAACGCGCCTGAAAAGAAACCGGAGATCAAAGGCCCCGAAATTCCAGGCGTTAGGAATGTGATCGCTGTCGCCTCCGGAAAAGGAGGAGTCGGTAAATCTACGGTAACTTCTAATATGGCGGTCGCCTTGGCCGATATGGGTTTCAAGGTCGGATTGGTAGATGCTGATATTTACGGACCATCCGTTCCCATGATGTTCGATGTGGAATTCGCTCAGCCAAAATCCGTTGAGGTGAATGGCCGCAGCTTGATGGAACCCATCGAAAGCTACGGAGTAAAAGTATTGTCAATCGGATTCTTTGCCGGAGCCAACCAAGCCGTCGTTTGGCGTGGCCCAATGGCTTCAAAGGCCTTGAATCAATTGATCAAGGACGCTCACTGGGGCGACTTGGATTTCTTGCTTATCGATCTGCCGCCCGGAACGGGTGATATTCACCTGAGTTTGGTGCAAGCAATTCCGGTTACAGGAGCTGTCATCGTGAGCACGCCTCAGAATATCGCCCTCGCCGATGCACGCAAGGGAGCAGGGATGTTCAAGATGGACTCGATCAATGTACCTGTGCTCGGAATCGTGGAAAATATGAGCTATTTCACTCCCGAAGAGCTCCCCGGTAACAAATATTACATATTCGGAAAAAGCGGTGCACGAAATTTGGCGGAAGATATTGGCGTACCGTTCCTCGGGGAAATTCCCTTGGTTCAATCGATTCGAGAATCGGGAGATGTAGGTCGCCCGGCAGTTCTTCAAAAAGAGTCGCCAGCTGCCGAAGCCTTTATCAACGCCACCCGCAATATGGTGGAGCAGTTGGTCGAGCGAAATGAAAAGCTTTCCCCTACCCAAAAGGTAGAGATCACCAATATGGCCGGGTGTTCGGCTGTTAAGCAGTAA
- a CDS encoding MGMT family protein: MSDANSDFFQRVYRVVRLIPEGRVTSYGAIAKYLGAARAARMVGWAMNASHGQDDVPAHRVVNRNGLLTGKHHFIGASVMEQLLEREGIEVIDDQIQHFEQLYWDPVIELPGESNLERL, encoded by the coding sequence GTGAGCGACGCGAATTCTGATTTTTTTCAACGCGTGTATCGCGTGGTGCGCCTGATTCCTGAAGGCCGAGTTACGAGTTACGGGGCCATTGCCAAATACCTCGGTGCGGCGCGCGCGGCTCGAATGGTAGGCTGGGCAATGAACGCCTCGCACGGTCAAGACGATGTGCCGGCACACCGAGTGGTGAATCGAAATGGACTCCTAACGGGAAAACATCACTTTATAGGAGCCAGCGTGATGGAGCAACTACTCGAACGGGAAGGCATTGAAGTGATCGATGATCAAATTCAACACTTTGAACAACTTTACTGGGACCCGGTTATTGAACTGCCGGGTGAATCTAACTTAGAACGACTTTAA
- the trmB gene encoding tRNA (guanosine(46)-N7)-methyltransferase TrmB produces MGKNKLRRFNEMEAFDHVVQPTRQEVEHGLPLAGRWNADFFESDRPLALELGCGHGDYTANLGHLRRDVNFVGVDIKGARIWRGAKTAEEESLDNVGFLRTQIELIDSCFGPNEVSEIWITFPDPQIKFKRAKHRLTHPLFLERYRRILKSDGVIHLKSDSEFLHGYTLGLLEAWGWPIIESNHDIYRNPQRDPVLDIKTYYEQKWLAQGKAITYLKFQLGERREF; encoded by the coding sequence GTGGGAAAGAACAAATTACGTCGTTTTAACGAGATGGAGGCCTTCGATCACGTGGTGCAACCCACGCGCCAAGAGGTCGAGCATGGACTTCCCCTCGCCGGCCGCTGGAATGCCGATTTCTTCGAGAGTGATCGGCCGCTGGCACTCGAGCTGGGCTGTGGCCATGGTGATTATACGGCGAATTTGGGGCACCTACGGCGCGATGTGAACTTCGTCGGTGTCGACATCAAAGGGGCTCGAATTTGGCGTGGGGCCAAAACAGCCGAAGAAGAAAGTCTCGATAATGTGGGTTTTTTACGCACCCAGATCGAACTCATCGATAGCTGCTTTGGGCCCAATGAGGTCTCAGAGATCTGGATTACGTTTCCAGACCCGCAAATCAAATTCAAACGAGCCAAACATCGCCTCACCCATCCGCTATTCCTCGAGCGGTATCGCCGAATTCTGAAATCCGACGGAGTTATTCACCTAAAATCGGACAGTGAGTTTCTGCACGGTTATACCCTCGGACTCCTCGAAGCGTGGGGTTGGCCAATCATCGAATCAAATCACGACATCTACCGGAATCCTCAGCGCGATCCGGTACTCGATATCAAGACCTATTACGAACAAAAGTGGTTGGCTCAAGGCAAGGCCATCACCTACCTAAAGTTTCAGCTGGGTGAGCGACGCGAATTCTGA
- a CDS encoding glycosyltransferase produces MRSKRILVCPLNWGLGHATRCIPIIRALRAEGHIPVIGTSGRALYLLQQEFPELEFIHLPDYQITYQKRGSFALKILTSAPTIVKKIQEEQAHLRELVREKKIDGVISDNRFGLYSDEVPTVFMTHQVMIKAPAGEKILFKFNKRFIEKYDECWIPDFEGSENLSGDLAHKFPRSFNHKYIGPLSRFAPRGANPDPKYQVLALISGPEPQRGYFEKIVVEQLEELGIRGVVVRGITEQQKVERRGKIQFYNYCTSDDLEELIYQSELVVSRSGYTTVMDLCVSGKKAVFCPTPGQTEQEYLAKQLDDKGLVPHFEQDEFNLRDAMVKSIDYAGLPRFDMTQRNWGELFKLFSK; encoded by the coding sequence ATGCGTTCCAAGAGAATATTGGTTTGTCCTTTGAACTGGGGGCTGGGTCATGCCACGCGGTGCATTCCTATTATTCGGGCCCTACGGGCCGAAGGCCATATTCCGGTCATCGGGACATCGGGCCGTGCGTTGTACCTGCTGCAACAGGAGTTTCCAGAATTGGAATTCATTCACCTGCCCGACTATCAGATCACTTATCAGAAGCGGGGGTCGTTTGCGCTGAAGATCCTGACGAGTGCTCCGACCATTGTGAAGAAAATCCAGGAGGAACAAGCACATCTACGGGAATTGGTTCGCGAGAAAAAGATCGATGGGGTCATCAGCGACAATCGTTTTGGGCTGTACTCGGACGAGGTGCCCACGGTATTCATGACGCATCAGGTCATGATCAAAGCACCGGCCGGTGAAAAGATCTTGTTTAAGTTCAACAAACGCTTTATTGAAAAGTACGATGAGTGCTGGATCCCTGACTTCGAAGGGTCCGAGAACTTGTCGGGTGACCTGGCCCATAAGTTCCCACGCTCATTCAATCACAAGTATATTGGACCGCTGTCCCGCTTCGCGCCGCGAGGCGCAAATCCAGACCCTAAGTACCAGGTACTGGCCCTCATTTCGGGACCCGAGCCGCAACGGGGATATTTTGAAAAGATCGTTGTGGAGCAGTTGGAAGAATTGGGGATTCGCGGAGTTGTGGTGCGCGGAATTACGGAGCAGCAAAAGGTGGAGCGGCGCGGAAAAATTCAGTTTTACAACTACTGTACGAGCGATGATCTGGAGGAATTGATCTACCAGTCGGAGTTGGTCGTGAGTCGATCGGGTTATACCACGGTGATGGATCTGTGCGTTTCGGGAAAGAAAGCCGTTTTTTGTCCGACACCCGGGCAAACCGAGCAAGAATACCTTGCTAAGCAGCTCGACGACAAGGGTTTGGTGCCCCATTTTGAGCAGGACGAGTTCAATCTGCGCGACGCGATGGTCAAGAGTATTGACTATGCCGGGCTGCCGCGGTTCGACATGACTCAGCGCAACTGGGGTGAGTTGTTTAAGCTTTTTTCAAAGTAA
- a CDS encoding sensor histidine kinase, whose translation MRFEKPDQLALFASAVTSVFVLFTFWLAHRITQTELDLTADLAVTAVSFLVGFLIFRYAVYQFIYKKVELLYKSIHDIRTGDFEDEEVTGDLDEVNREVSEWAENQRKEIAQLKVRESYRKEFIGNVSHELKTPIFNIQGYILTLLDGALEDEEINRAYLLRANKSVKRMIRLVHDLETITNLEAGALQMNLKPTDVLELAKDVIDTLELKVKKKEVDVRFKNKNQKSIRVLCDSERIKQVFTNLIVNGVNYSIREGGFVEISFSDMGAHWMVEISDNGLGIPEEDLPRLFERFYRVDKSRSREQGGTGLGLAIVKHIIEAHRQTITVRSKPGVGSTFAFTLKKA comes from the coding sequence ATGCGTTTTGAAAAACCCGATCAGCTGGCCCTTTTTGCCAGTGCGGTCACTAGTGTTTTCGTACTTTTTACCTTTTGGCTTGCGCACCGCATTACCCAAACGGAATTGGATTTGACCGCTGACCTCGCCGTTACCGCGGTGAGTTTTCTTGTTGGGTTCCTCATTTTCAGATACGCGGTTTATCAGTTCATTTATAAAAAGGTCGAACTGCTCTACAAGAGTATTCACGACATTCGCACCGGTGACTTCGAAGATGAAGAGGTGACCGGCGATCTCGATGAGGTCAACCGCGAGGTATCCGAATGGGCCGAAAATCAACGCAAGGAGATCGCACAATTGAAGGTGCGCGAATCGTACCGAAAGGAGTTCATTGGAAATGTGTCTCACGAACTCAAGACCCCGATCTTCAATATCCAAGGTTATATCCTGACACTACTCGACGGAGCACTCGAAGACGAGGAGATCAACCGGGCGTACCTGCTTCGAGCGAACAAATCGGTGAAGCGAATGATCCGGCTCGTACATGACCTCGAAACCATTACGAATCTGGAGGCCGGCGCACTCCAAATGAACCTCAAGCCTACCGACGTTTTAGAGCTCGCCAAAGACGTGATCGATACACTCGAACTCAAGGTTAAAAAGAAAGAGGTCGACGTTCGGTTCAAGAATAAAAATCAAAAATCGATCAGGGTCCTGTGTGATTCCGAACGCATAAAGCAGGTGTTTACCAACTTGATCGTTAACGGAGTCAATTATTCGATTCGAGAAGGTGGATTTGTGGAAATATCATTCTCCGATATGGGAGCCCACTGGATGGTTGAGATTTCCGATAACGGATTGGGTATTCCCGAAGAAGACCTGCCCAGACTCTTTGAACGATTCTACCGGGTCGATAAAAGTCGGTCACGCGAACAGGGCGGCACAGGTCTGGGACTCGCCATCGTGAAGCACATCATCGAAGCGCACAGACAAACCATCACCGTGCGCAGTAAGCCCGGAGTGGGGTCCACTTTCGCCTTTACTTTGAAAAAAGCTTAA
- a CDS encoding response regulator transcription factor, with translation MSPNGYKILLVDDEKDTLEFIGYNLRKDGYTVFTSNNGQEAVELAKKELPQLIILDVMMPGMDGIEVCDVLRNTPETTNSLIAFLTARGEDYSHVAGFDAGADDYITKPIKPKVLVSRVGALLRRFGSKMELESVIEVSDLNIDKEKYQVTKEGERIELPRKEFELLSLLASRPGKVFNRDEILDKIWGSEVIVGGRTIDVHVRKLREKIGEGYIKTVKGVGYKFEA, from the coding sequence ATGAGTCCCAACGGCTACAAGATTTTATTGGTAGATGACGAAAAGGATACCCTCGAATTCATCGGTTACAACCTCCGTAAAGATGGGTACACGGTATTCACTTCGAACAACGGACAAGAAGCTGTAGAACTGGCTAAGAAGGAATTGCCCCAATTGATCATTCTGGATGTTATGATGCCCGGAATGGACGGAATCGAGGTTTGTGACGTGTTGCGCAATACACCGGAGACCACTAATTCCCTGATTGCCTTCCTCACTGCTCGAGGCGAAGACTACAGTCATGTAGCAGGTTTCGACGCCGGAGCCGATGACTACATCACCAAACCGATAAAGCCGAAAGTTCTCGTAAGTCGAGTAGGGGCTCTTCTTCGTCGATTCGGATCCAAAATGGAGCTCGAATCGGTGATCGAAGTATCCGATCTGAATATCGACAAGGAGAAATACCAAGTGACCAAAGAAGGTGAACGAATAGAGCTTCCACGCAAGGAATTCGAGCTATTGAGTTTATTGGCCAGCCGTCCCGGCAAGGTGTTCAATCGCGACGAGATCCTTGATAAAATTTGGGGTAGTGAAGTGATCGTTGGTGGACGAACCATCGATGTTCACGTGCGCAAATTGCGCGAAAAAATCGGCGAAGGTTACATCAAAACCGTGAAAGGCGTAGGCTATAAGTTTGAAGCCTAA